A single Phalacrocorax aristotelis chromosome 18, bGulAri2.1, whole genome shotgun sequence DNA region contains:
- the TEKT1 gene encoding tektin-1 isoform X1, with protein sequence MAISFLFYNLEFIHLSSHILKRLLLQPVRDYLSSIFGHFLSVCCDCPHSHSVLPHRTPFLSFLPPIANSPSFPLSSTFKPLTLLLASVPKFFCFFILPLQNLSPTLHQSLGEPRVRSLFFSYLCHFAGKRGKNFSHPHGPVFSPSFFAANCENAIPVSRFPIPRTDPRYIQKLPPQKMARLLQAPPKFHPSEWDIANKLQRASAESQKSRSERMIAESQRLLDEIEKTTQKTRSDVNKKIEQRREEIKFWKHELDNKLEQIVHETEVLLTFKTRLEKSLESCKEPLIIAQKCLLNRQRRAGIDLVQDEVEQELVKEAEVLQGVIALLGRTLEQTNEQIRLNRSAKYNLEMDLKDKFTALMIDDYCASLTNNTPDSRYADNAVKTEGNFVSPEDWIDFSNINVEKAEKQRNNSLALRALIDGILSQTASDLRKQREVVNAAFRNRVKEVKDAKHKLETLLAMVMDETASQEKNVAALKKAIADKEGPVKVAQTRLEARNHRPNVELCYDTVQHRLMSEVQEITKNIQRLKDTLTQAEAELKGLSRRQLSLEEEIQVKENTLYIDEVLCMQMRESVYINNF encoded by the exons TCTGTCCTTCCTCACAGgactccttttctttcctttctccctcctatTGCAAACAGCCCATCTTTTCCTCTCAGTTCCACTTTCAAGCCCCTTACTCTCCTCCTTGCTTCCGTTCCCaaattcttctgcttcttcattCTCCCACTCCAAAATCTCTCCCCTACACTTCACCAAAGTCTTGGGGAGCCTCGAGTAAGAAGTCTTTTCTTTTCATACCTGTGTCATTTTGCAGGTAAAAGGGGCAAGAATTTTTCTCACCCTCATGGCCCTGtcttctccccttctttctttgCAGCCAACTGTGAAAATGCTATTCCTGTTTCCAGGTTCCCCATTCCAAGAACTGACCCACGTTATATCCAGAAgcttcccccccaaaaaatggCCAGGCTGTTGCAAGCTCCACCCAAGTTTCATCCCTCAGAATGGGACATCGCAAACAAGCTGCAGCGTGCCAGTGCAGAGTCTCAGAAATCCAGGTCAGAGCGCATGATAGCCGAGAGCCAGAGGCTGCTGGATGAAATAGAAAAGACAACTCAGAAAACCCGCAGTGATGTCAACAAGAAAATAG AACAGAGAcgggaagaaataaaattctggaAGCATGAATTAGATAACAAACTTGAACAAATTGTTCATGAGACGGAGGTACTGTTGACTTTCAAGACCAGGCTGGAGAAATCTTTGGAAAGCTGCAAAGAGCCCCTCATCATTGCCCAAAAGTGTCTCCTGAATAG GCAGAGGCGAGCTGGGATTGACCTGGTGCAGGATGAAGTGGAACAGGAACTGGTGAAGGAAGCTGAAGTCCTCCAGGGGGTTATTGCTTTGCTTGGACGTACATTGGAACAAACCAATGAGCAAATCAG ACTAAACCGTTCAGCAAAATACAACCTGGAAATGGACCTGAAGGACAAATTCACAGCTTTGATGATTGATGATTACTGTGCCAGCCTGACAAACAACACTCCTGATAGCAGATATGCTGATAATGcagtgaaaacagaaggaaa CTTTGTCAGCCCTGAAGACTGGATAGATTTCTCAAACATAAACGTTGAAAAGgctgagaagcagagaaacaaTTCTTTGGCACTGAGGGCACTGATTGATGGCATCCTCTCACAGACAGCGAGTGACCTGCGCAAGCAACGTGAGGTGGTGAATGCTGCATTTAGAAATAGGGTGAAGGAAGTCAAGGATGCCAAGCACAAGCTGGAGACACTCCTTGCAATG GTGATGGATGAGACTGCCTCGCAGGAGAAGAACGTTGCAGCCTTAAAGAAAGCAATTGCTGATAAAGAAGGACCTGTTAAAGTGGCTCAGACCCGCTTGGAAGCAAGAAACCATCGCCCCAATGTGGAACTGTGTTATGACACAGTGCAACACAGGCTGATGAGTGAAGTCCAAGAGattacaaaaaatattcaaag GTTAAAGGACACCCTGACACAGGCTGAGGCAGAGCTGAAAGGTCTGAGCCGCAGACAGCTTTCCTTGGAGGAGGAGATCCAGGTCAAGGAGAATACACTGTACATTGATGAAGTGCTCTGCATGCAAATGAGAGAGTCTGTTTACATTAACAACTTCTGA
- the TEKT1 gene encoding tektin-1 isoform X2 — MARLLQAPPKFHPSEWDIANKLQRASAESQKSRSERMIAESQRLLDEIEKTTQKTRSDVNKKIEQRREEIKFWKHELDNKLEQIVHETEVLLTFKTRLEKSLESCKEPLIIAQKCLLNRQRRAGIDLVQDEVEQELVKEAEVLQGVIALLGRTLEQTNEQIRLNRSAKYNLEMDLKDKFTALMIDDYCASLTNNTPDSRYADNAVKTEGNFVSPEDWIDFSNINVEKAEKQRNNSLALRALIDGILSQTASDLRKQREVVNAAFRNRVKEVKDAKHKLETLLAMVMDETASQEKNVAALKKAIADKEGPVKVAQTRLEARNHRPNVELCYDTVQHRLMSEVQEITKNIQRLKDTLTQAEAELKGLSRRQLSLEEEIQVKENTLYIDEVLCMQMRESVYINNF, encoded by the exons atggCCAGGCTGTTGCAAGCTCCACCCAAGTTTCATCCCTCAGAATGGGACATCGCAAACAAGCTGCAGCGTGCCAGTGCAGAGTCTCAGAAATCCAGGTCAGAGCGCATGATAGCCGAGAGCCAGAGGCTGCTGGATGAAATAGAAAAGACAACTCAGAAAACCCGCAGTGATGTCAACAAGAAAATAG AACAGAGAcgggaagaaataaaattctggaAGCATGAATTAGATAACAAACTTGAACAAATTGTTCATGAGACGGAGGTACTGTTGACTTTCAAGACCAGGCTGGAGAAATCTTTGGAAAGCTGCAAAGAGCCCCTCATCATTGCCCAAAAGTGTCTCCTGAATAG GCAGAGGCGAGCTGGGATTGACCTGGTGCAGGATGAAGTGGAACAGGAACTGGTGAAGGAAGCTGAAGTCCTCCAGGGGGTTATTGCTTTGCTTGGACGTACATTGGAACAAACCAATGAGCAAATCAG ACTAAACCGTTCAGCAAAATACAACCTGGAAATGGACCTGAAGGACAAATTCACAGCTTTGATGATTGATGATTACTGTGCCAGCCTGACAAACAACACTCCTGATAGCAGATATGCTGATAATGcagtgaaaacagaaggaaa CTTTGTCAGCCCTGAAGACTGGATAGATTTCTCAAACATAAACGTTGAAAAGgctgagaagcagagaaacaaTTCTTTGGCACTGAGGGCACTGATTGATGGCATCCTCTCACAGACAGCGAGTGACCTGCGCAAGCAACGTGAGGTGGTGAATGCTGCATTTAGAAATAGGGTGAAGGAAGTCAAGGATGCCAAGCACAAGCTGGAGACACTCCTTGCAATG GTGATGGATGAGACTGCCTCGCAGGAGAAGAACGTTGCAGCCTTAAAGAAAGCAATTGCTGATAAAGAAGGACCTGTTAAAGTGGCTCAGACCCGCTTGGAAGCAAGAAACCATCGCCCCAATGTGGAACTGTGTTATGACACAGTGCAACACAGGCTGATGAGTGAAGTCCAAGAGattacaaaaaatattcaaag GTTAAAGGACACCCTGACACAGGCTGAGGCAGAGCTGAAAGGTCTGAGCCGCAGACAGCTTTCCTTGGAGGAGGAGATCCAGGTCAAGGAGAATACACTGTACATTGATGAAGTGCTCTGCATGCAAATGAGAGAGTCTGTTTACATTAACAACTTCTGA